Genomic segment of Mytilus edulis chromosome 12, xbMytEdul2.2, whole genome shotgun sequence:
atcacttggcgtccgttgtgtCGTCGTCtgttaatattttacttattttacatAAGATAGTGCCACTACTGGAGCAGGAGATGCTCGTCATTTCAGGTCATCTCGGTTCAGCtattcttatcacttggcgtccgttgtgtcgtcgtctgttaacttttacaaaaaatattctctgaaactactgagtcAAATTTAACAAAAGCAACAATCATCACCCGAGAATGTAGATTAAAAACTGGTGTCCCATTGCCAACTATCATGACTGCCATAGCTATAAATAGATCATAAAGGTAAAGTGCAACTTCTATAATAtctcttttcacgaatgtgacctaccgaattagactatttaccggatttgtaataacataagcaacacgacgggtgccacatgtggagcaggatctgcttacccttccggagcacctgggatcacccccattttttggtggagttcgtgttgctaagtctttagttttctatgttttatctTGTGTTCtgttatttatctgtttgtctttttattttttagccatggcgttgtcagtttattttcaatgtatgagtttgactgtccctctggtatctttcgcccctcttctatTATAATCTTGAAAACCGCTTTAGATGGAGAAAATCTGACATTGGCAGGTTTCATTTACATTTAAACTGTCAAACAACTTATATGGGAGTATTGccctcaaatgaaaaaaaaatctaatgtttgcctattatagctgactatgcggtatgggttttgctcattgttgaaggccgtacggtgacctatagctgttaatttctgtgttatttggtctcttgtgaagagatgtctcattggcaatcataccacatcttcttttttatataactaataTCTTAAATACTACAAATATAGTGAGAAACTTTGGTACGTGAAACATTTGAAATGAGCAGCAAGACAAAATCTAGACTACAAAAAATGACAACTTTGCCGAAATCGTCAATTGAATCCTTATCGAACTATTTGCcctataataattatttttaaccggatttttgtgacaaaaatgtcggttattgatatGGGGATGTacgtcgggcgggcggcaatcaaatgttgtccgtgcattaactcatgaaccgttcaaccaaagcttttaaaattttaatatgttgttactgacaactaaatgaaggtcaagttcaataatggtgattttgacttttaccgttcatgatttatggttcttgaaagattgaaaaatggagtttccagtcgtgtccgtgcatttacgcatgaactgttctacctaagctttccaaattttaatatgttgttactgatgacaaaatggaggtcaagttcaataatggcgattttgacttttaccgttcaggagttattgttcttgaaagattgaaaaatggtgttaccagtcgtgtccgtgcattcacgcatgaactgttttaccaaagcttcccaaattttaatatgttgttactgatgacaaaatagaggtctagttcaataatgacgattttgacttttaccgttcaggagttatggttcttgaaagattgaaaaatggtgttaccagtcgtgtccgtgcatttcctcatgaaccattcaatctaagctctTCAAATTtcaagatgttgatactgatgacaaaatggaggtcaaatttgatattgacgattttcactttcaccattcatcagtaatggttcttgtgatattgccaggacacaaataaatattaataaatccggtttgctgtcgttgtgacagcctcttgttaccATTTGTTGCGTTTTTTGCATTCTATCTTGAATGCTAATAATAGATAAATAGAAACTGAAAGAAGGGAAAATTATCAGCAAGAGGAGATTTGCCAAAAAACTTTTAAACCCAGGACTTCTTATCAgaattatttccttttttgaCGATGTTTACCATTCCgtttttttcgtttctttttttcatttttgtctataatctttaaaaatataaaacataggttaacactttttttaaaatagacaaaatgattAACAAGAcaagatccacaaataagtcaaatagcCGAAATCATCAGTCGACTCCTTGTTCGAGTTATAGCCCTTCAATGACGATTTTTACTAATATCTTAGAATGTTTGTCTGTcattttgaaaactataatagatagattgaaactaaaattagaagaagaaaaaatgataATCAAGACAAATCTATAATTAATCAAATTTGAGGTAAGGCTAATTTCCCCTGTTTTTCTTTCCccagaagggccaatttcaaaagtgctgaaagaataaaatttactataaaaaaacaaaaaataaaaatgctttttgatcaatatttCGATTTTTATATGTCATGATATGTGAACAAATAGATAATTTTACCCCCTCAAAAAGGATGAAAGTCAAATATGCGGAATGAAGGGTGTTTTTAGGTGAGAAGTACAGGGAACCCCCCGAAAAGGACATTTCAAACCCAAAtaaaagatatgttttttttgttattgttgtcatttatacaactttttctctcaaaaaagaaattggtttagtgtgtccttaATACCTAAAAACTAACTTTTTAATGAAATAGTCGAACATCTCTAAATTGTACCTATATGTATATAGCTGCTTAATAACAGATACTTTACATGCATCGCCGTGGCTCCATAGGTAGACCCTAGAactataaataaaagaatattttgaaGAGCGGGTTCAAATCTCACACGgactttttgcattttttgtgttaaaatattaaatttaaatgtttctatcttattttttttatgtttgtttaattCATAGAGTCATTATGGATCATTTTGACTATATATCATTTCAttaaagaataacaaaaataatgtgtcgcttattgtgtgcattcCTATAACTGTCCATACTCTTGACTTACTTCCTATTCCtgtgtttacatttattatatatatgcaaAGAAAAAATGCCGTCAAACTGATCCGAAGTAAgtgcctgtacataaccaataacacgagaattgAATATATAGCAATGAAGCCCAAATGTTGCGCGTTTAATATACAAAGAAAAAAGGCCATTgtagaaaaatttcaaaacaacacaaacaatttttcgAAACCTTGAACAAGAACGTTTTCtgaacatggtattatatgtaacaaatgcagaCAGCAATTTTATCGCCAATCCACCAACTGTATAGATACTAGTACTGACATTGTTACCACCGTCCCTACAGCGGTacctaagtcatcagaaaataaaataacaccaCAGAACAGAGCAATTATACCACAAATCGTGCCtgtaggtaaaacatcaagaaagtgttgcatctgtatcacaacAAAGAGCCCATTTGTTACAATGCAAGAAAAGGCCATATTACATGTGTTTGTAACACAAGGTGTTCAAGTACCAACTGATGTAAGATGTTGTCCGGTACATATAGACGATAAAACCTTAAAGACCTGGACACATATAAGATACATCTGTATCACAACAAAGAGGTCATGTGTTACAATGCCAGAAAAGGCCATATTACATGTGTTTGTAACACAAGGTGTTCAAGTACCAACTGATGTAAGATGTTGTCCGGTACATATAGACGATAAAACCTTAAAGACCTGGACACATATAAGATATATCTGTATCAAAACAAAGAGCCCATGTGTTACAATGCCAGAAAAGGCCATATTACATGTGTTTGTAAACAGCATGATTTACCTTTTTAATCAAATGAAAAGAACTCCCTACCTCAAAGACAAAATGGTCAGTCGACTCTTAATAGGACTTCTTGCTTTTAGATGATGacttttttttccatatttcgTGTTATTGCCTTTTTGTCGAGTCTCCGACAGCGAGTTATAGTGATCCTAGATTGATTCCTTCGTCGTCATTTAGGTTTAGTTTAGTTAAATTATTTTTACACATCAATAACTATGTCAAACCTTTAttgaatttttctgaaatttggctggaataaaattgagaatggaaatgggaaatatatcaaagagaaaacaacccgacccaGCTTgttaatgacaaaaatacagtatccacaacaaaatttaaaaactgaTCAATGgacttcctttttttttattgttaaaaagtcAAAAAAGTCTGGGGTTAAAGTTTCGTACACATTAACTACTTTGTCAAACTTTCAAATAGTTAATTAAACCTTTGCGGaagtttttattatgaaaaagGGATAATGTCTGTAGAAAACTTTTGACAATATATTTTCATTTGCAGGATTTTTCTGATGGATGGACTTAAGTtttttacagttaacatttacAGACAGTCTGGGGGTTGATTGTGTTTACATGATATATTTGCAATCGTAGGCGAGACACAGGGTTCCGTGGAACCTATTAAGAATCTTTAAAATGTATCATAAAAaggcaagatctacaaataagtcagcaaaCATGAAATGGTAAGTCATTGCCCTAAAATGACTACTTTTACCCCCTTTTTGTGTTGTGGGCAGAAGCTAAAGAAGAAATAgagaaaataaacagaaaataaattatcAGCAATGCAATATCAACAAAACACAGTCATAAATTATCTTCAGTTTATAATGTTGAAGATGCATATAGGCCTAAGTGAGAGGCACCGACTCTTTATATAATTAGGACCTctagtttttttaatgttacccgAAAAAAAATCTGGATAATATACTAAACGCGTTGTCCATCTGAGTGTCCTAAACCGATTGTTTCTATATGGAATGATagataaaaaatgtcaaagtGTCATTACTCGTGTAAACATGGTAGAATTAAATGATagtacaatatacatgatatagtcatCTAAATATCATGGCAAACAGTCCTACTAATTATCCGAACATTATGTTAAACTATGTCGGAGGAGTTGCTTTCACAATTAATAGTCAGTCCGATAACTCCTGTAAACTTATTGAATCCAAATGACAGCATAATATTGGGTGAACAACACACAATGGAAAAGTATGTAAAACACGGACCAGACGGTATAGCATGGTCAAGAGATAAGACAAAAAACTGATAGAGATGACATCAGAGGCATTCGCAAATCACAAGACAATCCAATAACAACAGACAAtaccatggccaaaaataaaatacaataaaataagaAGGACAAACattacataaaaaactaaagactcagcAACATGATCCTATCAAAACACCAGAGATGAACTCAGGTGGTCCAGAAGAGTAAAGATATTCTACTCAATAAATAATCACAccaagtatataaaaatataaagactgagcaacacgaacaccaccaaaacaCCAGGGGTGAACTCAAGTGTTCCGGAAGAGTAAATAGTTCCTACTCAATAAATGTTCCCTCCAAGTAtacaaaaactaaagactgatcaacacggcaccaaaaaccaggggtgaaCTCAAGTTTTCCGGAAGAGTAAATAGTTTCTACACATCAAATATTCCCTTCTAGTATACaaaaactgaagactgagcaacacggcaccaaaaaccaggggtgaaCTCAAGTGTTCCGGAACAGGAACTAGTTCCTACTCAACAAATATGATAACTGATAAGTTCATTTACTATACCTAGTTTCCAATTAACTCTAGGCGATTTATTGTGTATTTGAACTATGTCCCCAATTTGAATAGATTGTTCGTTTTTTCCTAAAGTTTTGTGAAATTCGCGCAATGAAGTTAAGTATTCGGACTTCCATCTGGTCCAGAAGTGTTGTATTAATAAAGTTTGCTGTGTGCACATTTGTTGAGTTCTTTATGATTCATATAGGTTGGATCGTTGAATTCCTCTATGTCTATTTGCGGATATGGCAGCGCTGATATTCTTCTACCATACAAAAGATGAGCGGGGGTTAACGTCTCGCAATCTCTAATATCTGATGACAAATATGTAAGTGGTCTGTCATTTAAAATTCTTTCTATTTCTGTCACGACAGTCTGTAGAGTTTCCATACTAACTTGAAGTCGTCCAAGTGTCTTTTTTAAGCTTGTTTTGGTTAGCGTAATAAGTCTCTCCCAGAATCCACCATACCAAGGTGCGCGTTTTGGTATGAACTGCCATTCTATTCCTCGTATAGACAACGTTTCTTTTAGTGTTGCCGATTCACATAATCGTTTTAGTTCCTCTGCTCCTGCAATGAAAGTAGTTGCATTATCTGATATAAGTGTCTTAGGTATTGATTTGCGGCTTACGAAACGCCTAAAAGCTTGAACAAACGAATGTTCGGTTAGGTTCGGTACCACCTCTAGATGAACGGCTCTGGTAGAAGCGCAGGTAAACAGGCATATATATGCTTTTGTTAAAATTCTATTTTCGTCTCTTACAAGTAATGCTCCTGTAAAGTCCACTCCAGTGACTGTAAAGGGGGGTGCTTCCTGTAATCTGATTTTTGGTAAAGGTGGTGGGTCTGGTGCAACGTACGATTTTCCATTCACTTTGCGGCAAATAACGCATTTGCGGAGTAATTTCTTTGCATACTGTCGAATAGTTGGTATCCAAAACGTTTGTCTAATATAGGTGACTGTAGCATTCATTCCACTATGAAGTAATTTTTCGTGTGCGTCCTATACAATTAGTCTAGTTAACGGATGATTTGCCGGTATAAGGTACGGAAATTTCGCTGATTCTGGTATTGGTGCGTTGTGTATTCTCCCGTTACATCTGATAAGACCGGATTCGTCTAAGAAAAGTCCCAATTGTCGGACTCTGGGTACTTTTGTGTGTCTGTGTTGTGCTCCTCTCAAATATGACATGTCATCTGTATACGTTGACTCTTGACAATCTAGAATCTAAGTATTTACTgctgtttgaatttcattgacCTCCAGTGGTCCGCTTTTTCTGGAAATCCTATCCCGTCTACAGTTGTGGATAAAACGGATGACATAGGCGGTAATACGTAGTAATTTCATGTAAGATCCATGGTTCGAAATATCCAATATATTTGTTATACTGCCTAGACTATTTCGGTGCGTCATATCCAAGTTGTCTATTTCCTCTTCACTTTGGCTGTCATCTACCAGTGAGGTCAAAACGGTGTTTTTTGCGCTGTTTAGTTCTGGCCATTTTGTACTATCTGTTAACCAATTTGGTCCTTTCCGCCAAAGTATACTCTGGTCAAATTGTTCAATTGTAAGTCCTCTTGTAAGAAGATCTGCCGGGTTGTTATCAGTAGGCCAATACCGCCATTTGTATGGATGCGTCAATTCTGTTATTTCCTTCACTCGATTAGCTATAAAACGTTTCAAAGTCTTCGTAGATGTTAGCCAATGAAGAACAATGCTGCTATCtgaccaaaatacaatttttggATAATTAAGTGTTGAATGAAGATGTGCAGCTAGTCGTGCGCCGATGATTGCTGCCATAAGTTCAAGTTGTGGGAGGGTTAAACATTTGACTGGTGCTACTCTGGGTTTCGCCATTACTAAAGTTGTTTCGTTTTCGTTACACAAATAAGCTGCTGCGCCGTACGCCTTTGGACTTGCGTCTGTAAATACATGAAGTACTAATTCTGTTGATGCTGATGGCTTGCCAAAATAATATCGAGGAATAGTGAATTGTATTGCCTTTTCCAAATCTTTGGTCAAATCTATCCACGTAGTCTTTAAATTATCTGGTATAAGTTCGTCCCAATctaatccacatttcaataactCTTGTATCAGGATTTTCGCTCTAATTGTAACCGGACTAAGTAAGCCGAGTGGATCACAAATCTTTgaagaatatttcaaaacttcTCGTTTAGTAACATGTTGAAGTAGTTCCGGTGTAGGAATTTCACGCTTAGTGTAAAAAATCTCGTCGCTTCGACTGTTCCACAACATTCCAAGTATTTTTGTATACTTATCCGTATCTAGGACATTTTCCTCTTTAGCtaattttagtaatttagcactGTTTGAACTCCATGATCTCAAGTTGAATCCAGCTCCAGCCATCAAGCTCCTTGCTTCTTTGAAATACGTAAGTAAATCTTCCTCTTTGTTCATACTAGACAATATGTTATCAACGTAAATATCTCTTTCTAGAATTTTAGCTGTTTCACTGTTTCCGAATTGTTTCAAATGTTTCTGTATTGTGGCGTTGAGTATAAAGGGCGAAGACGTCGCTCCAAATAACACTGCTTTGAACCTATAAGTTTTCAGCTGACTTCCTGGGTTTGTAGGGTCACTAAGCCATAAAAATCGGGTAACGTCTCTATCTTCTTCGCTCAATCCAACATGTAAGAAAGCTTTCTCAATATCAGTACATGTAGCAAACTGGTTGGCTCTAAACTGTACTAGGAGTTTTGtcaaatcatttaattttggTGGTGTGTCCATCAGACAATCATTTAGACTTGGATGACTTGGTGATTGACGACAACTGCAGTCGTATACTATTCGTATAGGAGTTGTGCTAGATTCCTCGTGTATAGGGTGGTGTGGAATGTAATGAATTTTCCCGCCGTTTTGTTCTTTTTCATCTACTGTCTCAACAAATCCTCTGCGTTCCTGTTCGGCGATTATATCTCCATACTTCTTTAGTAGTTTAGGATCTTGACTAAGTTTCTTAATAACGTTCTCTGTTCTTCTTCTTGTGACTGTATAGTTTGATGGTAGTTCGTCATGTTCCTGTTTCCATGGCAATTTTGCAAAGTATTTATTATCTCTGAGTTCAATCGAAGTGTCTTGATATGTTTCCAAAAAATCCGTATCGTCTTCGTCTGTTTCCTTCGAGTTAATACCAATCGATTCCAATCTCCAAAATGCTTCTATATCATGCTCCTCCGTTTTATGAGAAACAAGAATATTAAAAATGCTAGTACCCATCAACGAGTTATCCCTCTTGTTGCTTACTGGACCGGAAAGTAAGAAAACTAACTTTGACCTCACGGCGGTTGGACCATTTCCCCGTATGACTTCATCCTCGACTAAGTCCCAGTAGTAGTCAGCTCCGATCAATAACGATATTTCGAAAGACTCTTCCTGTGTTACCGGATGTGCTAACTTAAGTCCCCGTAAATAATTCAGTCCTCTGTTGATGTGGCGAATCTGTTCTGCAAAGGTACGTCAATCATTGGTACAATTAGAACGTGTATCGGTATTTTCTGTCCTGCATCAATTTCTACGAACACTGTCGATTTATCTAAATGTCTTACGTTTTTGTTTCTATCTCCAAATGATGATAACTGTAGAATTTCAGTTCCCTCTGAATGTAAATTAAGTTTTCTAATAGCTAAATCTTCAGTCACAAATGATCTCTGTGCTCCCTCGTCAAAAAGTATATGGGTGTCTATACATGAGTGGTCTGACCATACGGGTGCTACTGCAGTTTTCAAAAGAACATTTGTACGTACCTCGACTGACGATGAGTATAAAATTGACGTGTCCTCTTCCTTCTGATTCGTGTCATTTACCAAATGTACAGATGTCTGATTAGCTTGTCCATTGTTACCATGAAAATTCATATGCTGTTGGCTGTAATTTGTATTTTGCACGGTTTGTCTACTCTTGTCATTATCGTGGTTCTTGTTGTTAAATTGGCGTACAGTACACAGACTTGTGTGGTGTCTTTTGTTGCAATTTCGGCATAAGTGTTTTGACTTACATTCATGTATACGATGTGTTCCAAGACAGTTGAAACACAATTTCTCGCGTTTTACAATGTTCATGCGTGATGCTGGATCAGATACGTTCGCGCAATGCGCTGGTGCGTGTACATCGTGGCAAAATACACAAGGTTTAGTGTCTAAATTCTGGCGTATATTTCTTGTATTCAGAGCTTGATTTTGGCGGGGTTTTGTTGATTTAGTTCCGGTAAAGAAAGATGATGTACTTGGTAAATTGTTAGAAGTTTTAGTGTCTTGTCCCGcatcaattatgtttatttcattgcaaATACTTTCCCCTCGTAATAACCAGTTTGTTGATCCATGTTCACGggtaaggttttttttaatttctcccggtaatttattcaaaataattggtACAAGTAGTGTTCCGTACGAGTCTTGTGATTGGCCTAAAGATTCTAGCCCTCTTACATAAGTTTCCATTTGATCATAGAATTGTCTCAAACTGATAAGATTGTTTCGTGGTGATGGAATTTCTAATAATGCTTGAATGTATGCTTGCGTGATTTTGTGTGTTTGTCCGAATCTCTCCTTCAATAAAATAATGGCGTCTGCATAGTTTGCATTAGTAAGTGCAAAACCAGCTATGGTGCGTAATGCTTCATTCTGTAACAGCGCTTTGAGGTATTTAAATTTCTGGACATCGGTCAATGAAGGGTTTAAATGTATGGCGCATTCATACGAATCCCAGAAAGTTTGCCAATCTAATATATTCCCTGTGAATATCGTAAGTGAGAGTTTGGGTAAGTAGTGATTCTGACTGCTTGCGGATGTATACGAATTTATATTAGTACTCACTGTGTTACTAGCTTGCGAGAACGGATTTTGGGACGACTGCGTGCATGAGTTTTCTGTGAGGTTTGCTGAGACGAACGGATGAGAATCAACATTTAATATT
This window contains:
- the LOC139497858 gene encoding uncharacterized protein is translated as MNATVTYIRQTFWIPTIRQYAKKLLRKCVICRKVNGKSYVAPDPPPLPKIRLQEAPPFTVTGVDFTGALLVRDENRILTKAYICLFTCASTRAVHLEVVPNLTEHSFVQAFRRFVSRKSIPKTLISDNATTFIAGAEELKRLCESATLKETLSIRGIEWQFIPKRAPWYGGFWERLITLTKTSLKKTLGRLQVSMETLQTVVTEIERILNDRPLTYLSSDIRDCETLTPAHLLYGRRISALPYPQIDIEEFNDPTYMNHKELNKCAHSKLY
- the LOC139497859 gene encoding uncharacterized protein; the protein is MGTSIFNILVSHKTEEHDIEAFWRLESIGINSKETDEDDTDFLETYQDTSIELRDNKYFAKLPWKQEHDELPSNYTVTRRRTENVIKKLSQDPKLLKKYGDIIAEQERRGFVETVDEKEQNGGKIHYIPHHPIHEESSTTPIRIVYDCSCRQSPSHPSLNDCLMDTPPKLNDLTKLLVQFRANQFATCTDIEKAFLHVGLSEEDRDVTRFLWLSDPTNPGSQLKTYRFKAVLFGATSSPFILNATIQKHLKQFGNSETAKILERDIYVDNILSSMNKEEDLLTYFKEARSLMAGAGFNLRSWSSNSAKLLKLAKEENVLDTDKYTKILGMLWNSRSDEIFYTKREIPTPELLQHVTKREVLKYSSKICDPLGLLSPVTIRAKILIQELLKCGLDWDELIPDNLKTTWIDLTKDLEKAIQFTIPRYYFGKPSASTELVLHVFTDASPKAYGAAAYLCNENETTLVMAKPRVAPVKCLTLPQLELMAAIIGARLAAHLHSTLNYPKIVFWSDSSIVLHWLTSTKTLKRFIANRVKEITELTHPYKWRYWPTDNNPADLLTRGLTIEQFDQSILWRKGPNWLTDSTKWPELNSAKNTVLTSLVDDSQSEEEIDNLDMTHRNSLGSITNILDISNHGSYMKLLRITAYVIRFIHNCRRDRISRKSGPLEVNEIQTAVNT